The segment AACTTTGCCAAGCTGCTGCGGTGGGCAGCCGCTTTTTTGCGTCTAATTTTCCAATGGCTTTCTAATTATCAAAGAACCATCTCTTACGGTAACGCTTTATCAAAATAGACTTTTTCAGAACCGACTAGGCAAATACTCCACGGAATCGGTCTTCTAGAGGATACTTCGGATGCATCTATAAACGATGAGGCAAGGATTAACGTGAAGGTTGCGAGTACCTCGTCTTCTGATCGAAGTCTTTAAAACGTTTGTGAAATCAACATTATTGCTCCGGAGTCACAAGAAGGATTGGCGCACCATCCCCGACAATTTGAGAGTTGACTAAAATAAGTTTTACGTTTATAAATGGGGCAAGGTCCCAGTATGAGAGGGATACTTGAACGTTTCGTCTGATCTTTTATTTAGCTATTTAACCCAATATTCTCCCAGAAATAAAAGTGGGGGCAACCCCATAAAGAACCCTTTGAGTTGTTATTCATAGAAAGGAGAGATGTCATGACTGAAAGTACTTACAAAATTATCGAATTGGTTGGCGTTAGCAGAGTATCCTGGGAAGATGCGGCGAGACATGCCGTGGAGGTTGCAACGAAAACAATAAAAGATATGAGAATTGCTGAAGTCGTAAAACTGGATTTAACTGTTGAAGATGATAAAGTCTCCACGTACAGATGTCGCTTGAAAGCGTCCTTCAAGTATCTCGGGTTTTAATTTCGTTAGTTTTCAAGACTGTGGATCGTTGACCCGAAAGGGCATCAATTCAGCGGGAAATGCCATCTCAGGTATTAAAAAAGGCCCTCCGTTTTTGTTGTAGATCATTCAAAACGGAGGGCCTTTTCGCTGCTTATTATTGAATAACAGAGGGGTTTGCGTAGCAAAAACATCTTTGCATACTTTCAGACGCCCAAATGGATAATCGGAAACGGCAGGTGTTTTCTTTTCGTCTCTCCGAAGAGCAGGGTCCTTCTTCTTGTCGTGGATTCTCCTCTCTTTCCCCTGCCCTGTTTCTCCAGCAGATGAGATCCCCCTAAGTGCAGTGAATGTTTACCATACTTCCGGCAAACAAAATCAACCCCTTTATACAGTTCTCGAATCTTCTCAGGCCTGACGGGATCTTCAAACAATGAATATTGCCTTTCTGCCGTTCTATCCAGATCCAGCAGAATAATTCCGGTGGCACGATAAACTTCCTGCGCCTCATACATTCGGTTGAAAATATCCCTCAAAACGTCCGCCAATTCCATGGGATAAACGCACGCACGGTCCAATTTTACCTCACGACTGGCATAATTGAAATTCTGTTTCTTCAGATAAGCCACGATCCTCTTGGTCTGCAATCGATAACATCTGGCCTTGATGCAGGCGGACTCCAAATTTCTTATAAGGTGGGCAAAAATATATTCCGGATCACTCGTCGGGGGAGCAAAAGTCCTGGTCCTGCTGATGGAAACGTAGCGGTTCTTTTCTTCCGATACTACAGGGTATACGGATTCACCTCTTAATTCACGCCATATTTCAACCCCCGGTTTTGTGAATCTCGCCCTGACAAGACTCTCTGACATCCGGGCAAATTCTAGGGCTGTCTTGATATTCATCTTCGACAGATAATCGGAAGTCGCCGGTCCAATCCCCCATATGTCCTGAACGGGAAGATTTTGCAGCCAGTTTGGGATTTCTCTTCCAGGGATGATGGTCAGACCATCGGGTTTTCGATATTTGGAGCCGATTTTGGCCAGTACCTTGGTAAGGCTCAATCCAACGGAAACGGTGATCCCCAACTCTTTCTCAACAGCTTCCTTGATGCGAAAAGCTATACCCTTGTAAGAAGCTTTTAGCACCCTTCGCATACCCGTTATATCCGCGAAGGCCTCATCTATGGAGTACGCTTCCACCTGCGGGGTGAACCGCCTGATGATATTGAACATCCGGCGGGAAAAAAGATTGTATATTTCATAATCAGAAGGAAGTACAAGCAGAGCCGGGCAGATTTTTCTGGCCTCCCGGACGGAAACACCCCGCTTGATCCCCATTTTTTGGGCCGCATAGCTGGCACAGACAATGATTCCTCTTTCTTCCCCTGTGATGATGGGCTTCCCTCTAAGTTCAGGATGTATGGCCTCCTCACAGGATGTAAAGAATGCATCGCCATCCACATGGACTATCGCTCTGGGCCAACTGTGCGGGCTGAAAAGGGTGTCGTTCATAATAGGGCGCGATTTACGGATGATATTTACGGATGACGGCGGTTATAACTCCGGCCAAACGAAGCTCTGTTTGAGGTATGATTGATTGATATTTTGGGTTAGCGTGTTCCAGGGTAATTGTTTTGCCTTTTTTGATAAAATACTTCATAGTCCACTGGCCATCCACCTCGGCGATGACGATGTCTCCACTTTTTGGGTTTCTCCCTTTTTCTACGATGACCATATCTCCCTCCATGATTCCCGCTTCAATCATGGAATCGCCATCAACTTTTACAAGAAAAGAGGACTCCGGCCGGGTAATCAAATACTCATCGAGGGAGATAATCTCCCGTAATGCCTCTTCAGCCGGAGAAGGAAATCCGGCAGAAATACTACCAACCATCGGCAGACCCTGGTGCAAACGCGATGGAATCAGGAAACCCCTTTCATCCTTTTGCAAAAACCCCTTGGAAACAAGCTTCCCCACCCAATATTGGACCGCGCTCTTGGATCGCACGTTCAGCAGTGCCATGATTTCCGTATAGGTTGGCATTCGCCGATGGTTTTTCAAAAAAGCGGCAATGGCTTCAGCCACGCCTTTTTCGGTTCTTTTGTCCCTCATGAGAGCATCTCATATAGTACAATCGTACCATTGTCAAGAATGGTTTACTGATGATTGTTTCCTTTAGCTTGAATTCGTGGCATAAAGGCCGCAATAGTTAATGTAAACTCTTGGTAATACAAGGTAATAATGGCTTTTGCCTGTTTCAGGAACAACACTTGGAAAGAGAAGATACGACCTGTAAAATGCATCATCAAATCGGGTGATGAAGATTTGACCAGCCATTCGGGTCTGGCCTTGGTCGGTGCCTTGATGGAACGTAAAACGGAAAGTATTATTAAAAAACCTTGACATCGATTTAGTCTTACCTTATTTACTTAGGCCTCGCGAAACATTGTGAGAGAGGAGTGATCTAGCGATGACTGATGCATTGACGGCGAGTCTGGAAGATTATCTGAAAGCGATATTTCATATCATTGTCCAGAAGCAGGGGGTAAGGCCCAAGGATATCGCAGAGCGCCTGGGTGTCACCAATGCGTCGGTGACAGGTGCGCTTCGCGCCCTTGCCGACAAGGAAATGATCAACTATGTTCCGTATGATGTCATTACTCTGACTGCTGTTGGGAAAGCCGCGGCCAAGGATGTGATCCGCCGCCACGAGGTGCTTCGGGACTTCTTCATGAAGGTTCTTGCTGTCGATGAGAACAACGCCGATGAAGCGGCTTGCCGGATGGAACATTTCATCCCCCGGGTGATTCTGGAACGGTTTGTTCAATTTGTCGAATTCGTGGAGGTGTGCCCACGGGGGGGGAGCAAGTGGATTGCGGGATTCGCTTATCACTGCGATCAGAATGATACGCAGGAGAACTGTGAGAAATGTATTTCAGAGGTCCTTGACGGGCTCATACATCGCAGGGAGCAAGGAGGTCGAAGAACAATGGAAAAAACGAATATGAGAGATTTAAAGCCGGGTCAAAAGGGTAAAATACTGAAAATCCATACCCGTGGAGAAACAAATAAAAGGATTGTTGAAATGGGCGTTACCGTTGGAGCCGTTATTGAAGTGGAACGGGTGGCGCCGTTAGGTGATCCGATTGACATCAAGGTAAAAGGTTATCACCTTTCGCTGCGTAAAGAAGAAGCGGAGGGGATTGAGGTCGAATTATTATAAGTGGTGCTAAAATCATCTTGAGGGGAGCATTAGATATGCCGTTAACAATCGTTCAACCCGGTAGACGAGTCAGACTCGTTTCTGTGGAAGCGGGCGGAGATCTTCAGAGTCGGCTGACCGCCATGGGCCTGGTGCCCGGCGTCGAAATTGAAGTCATCCAGAATTTCATGCAAGGACCTTTTCTTATTGAGGTAAAAGGCAGCCGGATCATGCTAGGGCGTGGGATGGCGCAGAAAATCAGAGTGGCCTAAATTTTTTTCTCCTGTAATTTAGGCTTTCCTAAAAAAATATGCGGAAACAAAAATAATTTGGCTCAACAGATAAAGGAGGCCCAACAAACAACATGCAATCCAGAATAACTGTTGCTCTTACGGGCAATCCGAACGCCGGGAAAACCACCCTATTTAACGCGTTGACCGGTTCCCGCCAACATGTCGGGAATTACCCCGGGGTGACGGTGGAGCACAAGGAAGGTTTGAGGCGCCATGGCGATTATGAATTACGCATTATCGACCTTCCGGGAACCTATAGCCTGACCGCCTATTCCGACGAGGAGAGGATTGCCCGGAATTATATCATTGATGAAAAACCGGATGTTGTCGTCGATGTGCTCGACGCCTCTAACCTCGAACGAAATCTTTATCTTGCCGTGCAACTGATGGAGCTCGGAGCGCCTCTGGTTCTTGCTTTCAATATGAGCGACATGGCCAAGGCTAAGGGGTACGAATTCGGCACCGCTATACTCTCCCGTTATTTCGGTGCCCCAATCGTCGAGACGGTCGGTCACAAGAGGGTGGGCATGACGGACCTTCTGGACGCCATTATCGAAACGGCGATCCGGAGTGAACAGAAAAAATCGCCGACGGGTGTCGATTCTGCCGGTCAAGAGAACCTTCTTGGACCGAGAGGCCGGATCCCGGTGATGAATTATGGAGAGGAACTCGAAAAAGAAATCACGAAAATAGAGTCCATCATGAGTAAAAGACCTATCGAAGGAAAATACGATTCACGATGGCTGGCCGTGAAACTTCTTGAGAGCGACAGGGAGTTACGGGCAAAAGTCTTATCTGCTGAAGTCAACGAACAGATTGAGAAAAGCGCCTTGCACATCGAAAAAATGCTCGGGGAACATCCGGAAACGGCCATCGCAGGACGCAGATATGGATTCATATCGGGTGCCTGCCAGGAAGCGGTGCGTTCCACCATTGAGATCCGGCATACGATCTCGGATCGGATCGATAGCGTTGTGACAAATCGCGTGTTGGGTATTCCGATCTTTCTTGGACTCATGTATCTCGCCTTTCACTTGACCTTTACTCTGGGAGAAACGCCCATGGACTGGATCGAAGCATGCTTCGGATGGCTGGGCGGAATGGTCACGATATGGTGGCCGGAAGGCTCGGAAAGCCTCTTGAAGTCCCTGCTGGTGGACGGCATCATCGGTGGTGTGGGCGGCGTTGTGGTTTTCTTGCCGAACATTCTGCTATTGTTTCTGGCCATTGCCATTCTCGAGGATTCCGGCTACATGGCGCGGGCGGCATTCATCATGGATCGCCTGATGCATAAAATCGGACTGCACGGCAAGAGTTTTATCCCGATGCTCATCGGATTCGGCTGCTCCGTTCCGGCGATCATGGCCACCCGCACCTTGGAAAACCGGCGGGACCGGCTGACGACGATGTGGGTGATCCCCCTCATGAGCTGCGGCGCCCGCCTGCCGATTTACACCCTCATTATTCCTGCGTTCTTCCCGCAGGTGTGGCATACCCCCATGCTCTGGATCATCTACGTTATCGGTCTTCTCCTTGCCGTCATGAGCGCAAAACTTCTCCGCAGTACCATTCTGAAGGGCGAATCCGTACCGTTCGTCATGGAGTTGCCGCCGTACCGGATGCCGACCGTGCGGGGCGTCTTGATTCACATGTGGGAGCGCGGATGGCTTTATCTGAAAAAAGCAGGAACCGTTATCCTCGGCATATCAATTCTGCTGTGGGCAATGACCACCTTTCCGGGATTGTCCGGCGAGCAAGCCGCCCAATTTGAGAGGGAACGCCGGGAAATACGGATCGGGACCATGGAGGAAGAAGAACGAGCGACACGAATTATCGCCATCGACAATAAAGAAGCGGAAGCGGCGCTTCAAAGCAGCATTGCCGGGCGTATCGGCCATGCCATGGAACCCATGCTCAGGCCCATGGGTTTCGACTGGAAAATTGGGACCGCCCTGATCGGTGCCTTCGCCGCCAAGGAGGTCTTTGTCGCCCAGATGGGAATCATCCATTCTGTGGGGGAGGCGAATGAAGCGTCGGAGACCTTGAGGGAGAAACTGAAGAAGAGCTACACGCCTCTTGTGGGATTCTGCATCATGCTCTTTTGCCTCATCAGCGCACCCTGCATGGTCACCATCGCCGTGACGAGGCGTGAGAGCAACTCGTGGGGATGGGCGTTGTTCCAACTTGGAGGGCTTACGCTCCTTGCGTATGTGATTACGGTCCTGGTCTACCAGACGGGTCGTTTTTTCGGTATCGGAATCGGGTAAGGAGATTTATATGATTGAGACGATTATTGTGACGGGTATTGTTGTTGCTGTGGCCGTTACGGCGGGCAGGTCGTTTTACCGAACCATGACGGGTAAGGCTGGAGGACATTGTTGCGGATGCGCGAAACGCACATGCGACCACATCCTTAAAAAGGATACTCAACCTTAGGGGCATGACGAATTCGAAGATGATACCCAAGGGTATCCGGATTCTCAAGGCCGGTTTCCAATGCCGGGTCATGCAACAGAGATTGAAATGACGGATCAATAAGCCATCAGGAGGAAATCATGTGCGTGGCGTTTGATCGGGGGTATGGACCGGCTTGAAAAAGATTATCCGGGCGGGGGCATCAAGCTCAAAGTATTCACCAAAGCCAAGATCGGTTTGGTGGCAGCCGTCAGAGGGGTTGATGCGGTGGTGGTCTTTACCGGGAAAACCACACACCGCATCAGAAACGAAGCAATCAGGGCAGCCAAATCGGGGTGCATCCCTGTTGTCATGCGCCCTTCGTGCGGTGTGTGCGGCCCCCGCGAATGTCTGGGACGTCTGGTGTCGCCGGCGGTTCGGAAATTGCCGGCCTCATGATGTCAGGGATGGCGCAACACGGAGCAAAGGCCCCTGGCAGGATACGGCGATGTTCATTTCCATTTGGTCAAGGGATTCCTTCGTTATGGGCGATGAAAGCAGTCTAAAGCCAATAATAAGTGCATAATAAACAATCGAAAGGAGAAATTGCAGTGAAGGAAAAAGGGAAGGAGGTTATTGAGGGAAACATGAACTCCATTTGGCTTGCGATCCGGTTGGCCCTGGTAATGATGCTGATTACCGTTCCCGCTTTCGGTGGTCATCCTCTGATTACCGATGACACCGGTACTCAGGGGAAAGGGAAGTTTGAATTAGAATTGAGCGGCGAATTTGAACGGGATGATACGAAAGGTGCGAGAACAGAGGTTACAACCATCACGGGATCCTTCGCCGCAGGCTTGACCGATTCGATCGATCTGCTTTTGGGTGTTCCTTTTCAGCACGGAAGACTTGTCGAGGATACGGATGAAGGCCGGGAATCGACAACAGACGAGGGACTTTCCGATATTTCCGTCGAGGTGAAATGGCGTTTTTTTGAAGGGGACGGTCTGAGCTTCGCCGTCAAGCCGGGAGTAACCTTTCCCACGGGGGATCGGGGCAAAGGCTTGGGAGGAGGCCGGATGACTTACAGCCTGTATGTGATCTCGACTCTGGAGGTCGGTCCCGCCTGCATTCACATGAACGCCGGATATATACAGAACGAAAATAAAAACGACGAACGGAAAGAACTATGGCATGCGTCATTGGCGGCAGAATACCCGATCATGGAGAAAGTGACTCTGGTGGCGAATGTGGGTGTCGACAGAAACCCGGATACGGCATCCCAGACGAATCCCGCCTTCATTCTCGGAGGGCTGGTCTACAGCCTGAATGACGCTGTTGATTTGGACTTCGGCGTTAAAGGGGGATTAAACGATGTCGCTCCCGATTATTCCGTCCTCGCCGGTCTGACTTTGCGATTTTGAGTAATGATCATTTAAGAAACAAGATTCTCTATCTACCCGATATGCCGGATAGTCTTTTTCAGAATGCAATATACAAGAAATGAGTGGTGAAAAGACGGACTTGACTTGACAGTTAGGTAGTAAGGGTGGTCAGTTATCTCCTGGATTGTTTCGAGGCAATCAAAAAAGGAGGATATTTAAAAATGACCACCCAGGAAAAGCTTATCAGAAACAAATTGAGTTTGCCGGAGTTGGCGGAGTATTTGAAGAACGTCTCGGAAGCATGTAAAATTAACGGTGTGTCGAGGCAGCATTTTTATGACATCAAGCAAGCATACGAGGAAGGAGGCCTGGAAGGCCTTCGGGAAAAGAGCCATGGCAACCTTGAAACCTTGCAAATGGATCTGGATGCCGATGTAGATCGTTGCAATCCCTCTCCCCCGTGAAAAAACTAATCACGGACGCCCTCCGGAAGACTGCCTCCAAACGAAACCTTACTCAGCCGATTCTGTCACGGCTTCCTCAACCCCTTCAGCTTCCTCAACTTCTTCTTCAAGTGCGCCCTCTTCTTCTTCAACCTTTGGTGCTACAGGCATATTCACTCTGACAACGGCTTCATCAGCATCTCCGATGATTTCAACCCCGACGGGTAAATCCAGTTCACCAATGGTAAGCAGTTGGTCAAGCTCGAGAGCGCTCACATTCACATCAATAGTGTCGGGAATATCTGTCGGCAGACAAAGCACTGTTACTTCCCAAAGTAAATTCGTCACAATTCCGCCGTCATTGGCCCGCTCGTCTTCACCAACTATGCGCAAGGGGACTGTAATTTCCAATTTTTTGGTTAAATCAACTTCATGGAAATCAAGGTGCTGCAGGGTTCCCCGCACCGGATCGCGATGGGTGTCCTTGACAATCACGGTCTTGACTGCCGAACCAAAAACCAGATCAATTAAACTTCCCTGAGAAGCCAAGGCCTTTTCGACATCACGAACCCCCACTTCTATGTTTTGCGCAGGTTTTCCAGATCCGTAAACAATCGCGGGGACCTTCTGGGCAGCCCGGAGTTTCCGCGCATACGATTTGCCGGTTTTGGTCCTTTCTTGCACGGCTAGCTGGTAATTTACCATCCTACTACTGCCTCCTTAACGTTTTTTTAACGATACCATTCCCGCCTTTATTAGTCAAACAGCTTACTAAAGCGGCCTATTGCCTCATGATGAAAGATATCGGAAGAAGAAACTTGCAGGGCCCGTTGGGCTTAAGGCTTGTCATCACCGTATATGTTTCAATCCGTGTATCATATGTACGGGTTGTAAGACATGCCGTTATACATGTGACGCCCTGTGACGCTTACGTAAGCATCTAATGCAAAATAAATGGCGGAAGTACATGGGAATCGAACCCACCCGGGACGTTCCTCACGCCCCACACTGGATTTGAAGTCCAGGAGGTCCACCAGTGACCTGTGTACTTCCGCATGGACAAGCTGATATAAGCATTATGTGCCTGTTTTCGCTGCCGCTCTGCTCCCTGTCACGATTTTACGAACCGGATGCTATATTAAATGAGTAACCTTGTCAACTGGTTAACGGGAGATTAGCGCGGAAGATTGGGCAATGCATAACCCCAAGGGGGTGTGCAAAAAATAGACTGAAAACAAATTGTTTTGATGTGTTGCATGATACGCAACACCTGATGAAGGTATGAATATCGCGTTGTCTCTTTTTGTTTCAGGGTGTCGGCTCGCAGACTGCTTCGTACAGTCCATAAATCATCATATTTTCGGACAGCACATCTTCCCAATGCGGCTGATCAATGGAGTTGTTGCGAAACAGTTCCTTTCAGTTCACGTCATAGTCGATCGTGGACAGGGGTTTGAATTTTCTTTCCTTACAATTTATCACAAACAAAATTGCATGGTGTGATAATTTGTCGTATCCTTCCGCCAGGAAACCCTGAGCCCTCATGCGTTCCATCACGATTTCCCGTCCCTGGTCAGACACTTCCCTTTTAAACCACACCTGCTTAATATGCCTCGTCCGGTCGGCGATGCTATCCTTATCATAAGAAAGAACACTCCCATCACGTGCCATTTCATATTGAAGCCAATTCTCGCAAAGGCCCGGTTCGGGGCGTAGCATCAGTAAGACATACAAGAACGCCAAAAAGCTCGTCACTATAAATGATTTCATGCTCATTTCCTGTCCTGTTACCTTGAAATCATTGCAGATTAAAATCCTCAAAAACGGAGGCTTATCGACACACTGTTTCTCTCAAAAGCTCCAGATGTGTATCCGGAGGAATGGGAAACCAGGTGGCTCGCTCATCCGTACCGCTAAACAATTTTTCTCCTTGAATACTGTAATCAAGCAACGAAATGATCCGGTATCTCTTTTCCAAACAATGGATTTCTCGCACAAACAGGGTTGTTTTGACATTGTCCTGCACATTGTTATCGGTAAAGACGATCCTTTCCCATAAGCGTACCGTGTCTTCTTCGACCTTCCTCACGCTGTGCTGATCGTAGAACAACTCATTTCCCTCCTGTGTGGTTGAAAAAACCACCCATTCAATGCCCAGGGCGGGCGTCACAAGCAACAGAAGAAAGAAAAATAACGGGACAATCACACGGTTCGGAACACAGGTATCTGTTTTCATGGATCCTTCTTCCTCGTAATCAGGTTCGAATAAGTATCATACTATTACCAAAGGAAACATGTTATTTTCAACATGAGATTCATCTCCTTGGGAATTGCTGATTGACTCAGTTTACGCTGAGTAATTCGCTCATCATATTCTTGATTTTCTTTTCGGATCTTGATTAGATATAGAAAAAGCAGTGAGCTTAGTCGTGGTCATGAAAGAAAACGCATACGAGGAAAGTGCTTAATGTTTCACATAAAAAAGATATCCGAAAGGGGGATCATTGCATGATCTATAACGAAGAATACGAAACATTGCCCCGTGAAGTTCTGGAGGTGCTCCAACTTAAACGGCTCAAACAGGTAATTTCACGTGTTTATCACACCGTCGGGTTCTACCGGAAATCCTTTGATGAAATCGGGGTTACGCCGGATGATATCAAAACCTTGGACGATCTCAAGCGTTTTCTCTTTACAACGAAGCAAGATCTCCGGGATAATTATCCATTCGGCATGTTTGCCGTTCCCATGAGTGGGGTAGTCCGGCTTCACGCCTCATCCGGTACAACGGGCCGTTCAACCGTTGTCGGATATACAAAACGGGATATTGAAATATGGTCGGAACTCATGGCCCGCTGTTTTGTCGCCGCCGGACTGACTAAAAATGATATGATACATAACGCCTACGGATACGGGTTATTTACCGGGGGGCTGGGCATCCACTATGGTGCGGAAAAACTGGGGGCCAGTGTCATTCCCATTTCCGGA is part of the Deltaproteobacteria bacterium genome and harbors:
- a CDS encoding dodecin domain-containing protein, with amino-acid sequence MTESTYKIIELVGVSRVSWEDAARHAVEVATKTIKDMRIAEVVKLDLTVEDDKVSTYRCRLKASFKYLGF
- a CDS encoding DNA polymerase IV, translated to MNDTLFSPHSWPRAIVHVDGDAFFTSCEEAIHPELRGKPIITGEERGIIVCASYAAQKMGIKRGVSVREARKICPALLVLPSDYEIYNLFSRRMFNIIRRFTPQVEAYSIDEAFADITGMRRVLKASYKGIAFRIKEAVEKELGITVSVGLSLTKVLAKIGSKYRKPDGLTIIPGREIPNWLQNLPVQDIWGIGPATSDYLSKMNIKTALEFARMSESLVRARFTKPGVEIWRELRGESVYPVVSEEKNRYVSISRTRTFAPPTSDPEYIFAHLIRNLESACIKARCYRLQTKRIVAYLKKQNFNYASREVKLDRACVYPMELADVLRDIFNRMYEAQEVYRATGIILLDLDRTAERQYSLFEDPVRPEKIRELYKGVDFVCRKYGKHSLHLGGSHLLEKQGRGKRGESTTRRRTLLFGETKRKHLPFPIIHLGV
- the lexA gene encoding repressor LexA, producing the protein MRDKRTEKGVAEAIAAFLKNHRRMPTYTEIMALLNVRSKSAVQYWVGKLVSKGFLQKDERGFLIPSRLHQGLPMVGSISAGFPSPAEEALREIISLDEYLITRPESSFLVKVDGDSMIEAGIMEGDMVIVEKGRNPKSGDIVIAEVDGQWTMKYFIKKGKTITLEHANPKYQSIIPQTELRLAGVITAVIRKYHP
- a CDS encoding metal-dependent transcriptional regulator, encoding MTDALTASLEDYLKAIFHIIVQKQGVRPKDIAERLGVTNASVTGALRALADKEMINYVPYDVITLTAVGKAAAKDVIRRHEVLRDFFMKVLAVDENNADEAACRMEHFIPRVILERFVQFVEFVEVCPRGGSKWIAGFAYHCDQNDTQENCEKCISEVLDGLIHRREQGGRRTMEKTNMRDLKPGQKGKILKIHTRGETNKRIVEMGVTVGAVIEVERVAPLGDPIDIKVKGYHLSLRKEEAEGIEVELL
- a CDS encoding ferrous iron transport protein A, producing the protein MPLTIVQPGRRVRLVSVEAGGDLQSRLTAMGLVPGVEIEVIQNFMQGPFLIEVKGSRIMLGRGMAQKIRVA
- the feoB gene encoding ferrous iron transport protein B, with the protein product MQSRITVALTGNPNAGKTTLFNALTGSRQHVGNYPGVTVEHKEGLRRHGDYELRIIDLPGTYSLTAYSDEERIARNYIIDEKPDVVVDVLDASNLERNLYLAVQLMELGAPLVLAFNMSDMAKAKGYEFGTAILSRYFGAPIVETVGHKRVGMTDLLDAIIETAIRSEQKKSPTGVDSAGQENLLGPRGRIPVMNYGEELEKEITKIESIMSKRPIEGKYDSRWLAVKLLESDRELRAKVLSAEVNEQIEKSALHIEKMLGEHPETAIAGRRYGFISGACQEAVRSTIEIRHTISDRIDSVVTNRVLGIPIFLGLMYLAFHLTFTLGETPMDWIEACFGWLGGMVTIWWPEGSESLLKSLLVDGIIGGVGGVVVFLPNILLLFLAIAILEDSGYMARAAFIMDRLMHKIGLHGKSFIPMLIGFGCSVPAIMATRTLENRRDRLTTMWVIPLMSCGARLPIYTLIIPAFFPQVWHTPMLWIIYVIGLLLAVMSAKLLRSTILKGESVPFVMELPPYRMPTVRGVLIHMWERGWLYLKKAGTVILGISILLWAMTTFPGLSGEQAAQFERERREIRIGTMEEEERATRIIAIDNKEAEAALQSSIAGRIGHAMEPMLRPMGFDWKIGTALIGAFAAKEVFVAQMGIIHSVGEANEASETLREKLKKSYTPLVGFCIMLFCLISAPCMVTIAVTRRESNSWGWALFQLGGLTLLAYVITVLVYQTGRFFGIGIG
- a CDS encoding FeoB-associated Cys-rich membrane protein; translation: MIETIIVTGIVVAVAVTAGRSFYRTMTGKAGGHCCGCAKRTCDHILKKDTQP
- a CDS encoding DUF2325 domain-containing protein encodes the protein MDRLEKDYPGGGIKLKVFTKAKIGLVAAVRGVDAVVVFTGKTTHRIRNEAIRAAKSGCIPVVMRPSCGVCGPRECLGRLVSPAVRKLPAS
- a CDS encoding transporter codes for the protein MKEKGKEVIEGNMNSIWLAIRLALVMMLITVPAFGGHPLITDDTGTQGKGKFELELSGEFERDDTKGARTEVTTITGSFAAGLTDSIDLLLGVPFQHGRLVEDTDEGRESTTDEGLSDISVEVKWRFFEGDGLSFAVKPGVTFPTGDRGKGLGGGRMTYSLYVISTLEVGPACIHMNAGYIQNENKNDERKELWHASLAAEYPIMEKVTLVANVGVDRNPDTASQTNPAFILGGLVYSLNDAVDLDFGVKGGLNDVAPDYSVLAGLTLRF
- a CDS encoding 50S ribosomal protein L25 — translated: MVNYQLAVQERTKTGKSYARKLRAAQKVPAIVYGSGKPAQNIEVGVRDVEKALASQGSLIDLVFGSAVKTVIVKDTHRDPVRGTLQHLDFHEVDLTKKLEITVPLRIVGEDERANDGGIVTNLLWEVTVLCLPTDIPDTIDVNVSALELDQLLTIGELDLPVGVEIIGDADEAVVRVNMPVAPKVEEEEGALEEEVEEAEGVEEAVTESAE